A single window of Novipirellula aureliae DNA harbors:
- a CDS encoding cobaltochelatase subunit CobN, which yields MYRRSIVAAVLFSLCLTTGLWAYHRYLRAFRVAVIHFDDTGYAAWHDAIDETSYTLHRYDRDQLDTIPLDHYNLVVIRAMGLNLTDQQVAAFESARQSGTEIFVILPTNDRSREQTSLDETQKSIVDEYLRHGGKENLVNMFHYVAREFGGREVEIKPVIEKPQKGLFHLGDVVYESLEEYDTFLDQRRPFASDAARITLAGPFLDPSDTLNRDHIDRLISSFENSGVRVYPLFGHEELIERIEATQPDLVITFPHGRMASGNVFPRLFKRLDCPCVSALSLMDDSATWMDDPRGMSAGFMGQSITTPEVDGVIEPLVISSVDPNEREIRVRTPIDDRVQKRVSLALNWIKLRKKANADKRVVIVYYKAPGLAALSAGDLEVVPSLYNTLKRMQREGYDFGGQLPDSPAELEQLIQTRGKTLGQWAIGSYENFLTESQPEFVPAQRYAEWFSQALSPKRQQETIDLWGNIPGKQMVTQQDGQSYLVVSRIQLGNVVIMPQPTVGGGGKDEDEVASIHGTDQAAPHFYLGAYLWARYGFDADAIVHYGTHGSLEFTYGKSVALSRDCWPDILIGDVPHIYPYVINNIGEAVIAKRRSNAVIVSHLTTPFATSELYGDLSMLHDKIHDWEAAVEPGLKEETRRSIGNMVAKLNLASDLGFDEASDADQLLSDEQLDRVHNYLHVLKDQSIGDGLHVIGRPYEEEQVETTVMQMIAPDAVDVMLEALGLHAYPDVIEFRSELTTQLVSGVLRNTLNEESLFGTQRLKELRESIEQKAATSQASSSHGYGPPAGHSRPRADGGKPETSLLSEAEKPKHASENLPELDTDTILQDSFWNDIAPQRIASGSDTKIQIQLLELIDSIRHDAEGLRQSPAAELDQFIVALRGGYIEPSSGGDPIGNPASVPTGRNLYAINADMAPSDEAWTVGCRLADELLASHQARTGHLPRRVAFSLWGGEFIRGKGTTLAQILYLMGVRPMRNSRSGVFDVEIIPAEELGRPRIDVLVQTSGQFRDIAASRISLIDKAVNRVSRLPDESIANYVRDGSNEAEAALKEQGMSPKEARLYATARIFGAAENRSYGTDIMGLVEKGDTWEDEKEIADRYIQNMGGIYRDGATWGTYKPGVFASQMKGTELVVHPRSSNSWGPLSLDHVYEFMGGMSMAVRNKTGHDPTAVFNDLRRRGRAKSTTAVEAIREEARTTMWNPKFITGMQREGGSAAASLTESVRNLHGWNVMQPASISEDMWDETYKVYIEDKHDLGMREYFEQKNPYALQNMTAIMLETARKGYWQPPEDILQNLATVHAELVSEFGAGCSYETCGNGKLQDFINAALIAPGSEAPAELETNYQASLASVLQSAEPMPEVEGMTMEERIEETPTDRQPINRTDALPLACGLALGILSLTTFGFLGRRRSF from the coding sequence ATGTATCGTCGATCCATCGTTGCCGCCGTCCTGTTTTCGCTTTGCCTTACCACAGGGCTTTGGGCGTACCATCGCTACCTTCGGGCTTTTCGTGTTGCCGTCATCCATTTTGACGATACAGGCTACGCGGCGTGGCACGACGCCATCGATGAAACCTCCTACACACTCCATCGCTACGACCGCGACCAACTCGACACTATTCCTCTGGATCATTACAACCTTGTGGTCATCCGGGCAATGGGCTTAAATCTGACCGATCAACAAGTTGCTGCGTTTGAATCGGCACGGCAATCGGGTACAGAAATTTTTGTCATCCTGCCAACCAACGATCGATCACGGGAACAAACGTCGCTTGACGAAACACAAAAATCAATCGTCGACGAGTATCTACGCCATGGTGGCAAAGAGAACCTCGTCAACATGTTTCACTACGTCGCACGCGAGTTCGGCGGTCGCGAAGTGGAGATCAAGCCGGTCATCGAAAAACCGCAAAAAGGCCTTTTTCATTTAGGCGATGTCGTCTACGAATCACTGGAGGAGTACGATACCTTTTTAGACCAACGTCGCCCGTTCGCAAGTGATGCAGCACGCATCACACTGGCCGGTCCGTTCCTAGACCCATCCGATACGCTCAACCGCGACCACATCGACCGCCTGATCAGCTCCTTTGAAAACTCTGGCGTTCGCGTTTACCCACTATTCGGACATGAGGAGTTGATCGAGCGGATCGAAGCGACCCAGCCCGACTTGGTCATCACGTTCCCGCATGGGCGAATGGCGTCCGGCAACGTTTTCCCTAGGCTATTCAAACGGCTCGATTGTCCCTGCGTCAGTGCCCTATCGTTGATGGACGACTCAGCCACTTGGATGGACGACCCTCGCGGCATGAGTGCTGGGTTCATGGGCCAATCGATCACGACACCCGAAGTCGATGGTGTGATCGAGCCGCTCGTGATTTCATCCGTCGATCCGAACGAACGAGAGATTCGTGTGCGGACGCCGATCGATGACCGAGTGCAAAAGCGAGTATCGTTGGCACTGAATTGGATCAAACTACGCAAAAAAGCAAATGCCGACAAGCGAGTCGTGATCGTCTACTACAAGGCACCCGGTTTAGCGGCCCTCTCCGCTGGCGATTTGGAAGTCGTCCCATCGCTCTACAACACGCTCAAGCGGATGCAGCGCGAAGGCTACGATTTCGGCGGCCAGCTTCCCGATTCGCCTGCGGAACTAGAGCAGTTGATCCAGACACGCGGTAAGACGCTCGGTCAATGGGCGATCGGTTCCTACGAGAACTTCTTGACCGAAAGCCAGCCCGAGTTCGTCCCGGCCCAGCGGTACGCCGAGTGGTTCTCACAAGCATTGTCGCCAAAACGGCAGCAAGAAACGATCGATCTTTGGGGCAATATCCCCGGCAAACAAATGGTTACACAGCAAGACGGTCAGTCCTACTTGGTCGTCAGTCGTATACAGCTAGGCAACGTCGTCATCATGCCGCAGCCCACTGTCGGCGGTGGCGGAAAGGATGAAGACGAAGTGGCGTCGATCCACGGAACCGACCAAGCCGCACCCCATTTCTATCTGGGGGCATACCTGTGGGCACGCTACGGCTTCGATGCCGATGCGATCGTTCACTACGGCACGCACGGCTCCCTCGAGTTTACCTATGGCAAATCGGTAGCCCTAAGCCGCGATTGTTGGCCCGACATTCTGATCGGAGATGTACCACATATCTATCCATATGTGATTAACAATATCGGTGAAGCGGTGATTGCCAAACGTCGCTCCAATGCCGTGATCGTGTCGCACTTGACGACGCCGTTTGCCACTAGCGAACTGTATGGCGATCTGTCGATGTTGCACGACAAGATTCACGATTGGGAAGCGGCTGTGGAACCGGGGTTGAAAGAGGAAACACGTCGCTCGATCGGCAACATGGTCGCAAAACTGAACCTAGCATCCGACCTTGGCTTTGATGAGGCATCCGATGCGGACCAACTTCTCTCTGACGAACAACTCGACCGAGTTCACAACTATTTGCACGTATTGAAAGACCAAAGTATCGGCGATGGTTTGCATGTGATCGGACGCCCTTACGAGGAAGAACAAGTCGAAACAACTGTGATGCAGATGATTGCACCTGATGCAGTTGACGTGATGCTGGAGGCACTGGGCTTGCACGCTTATCCTGACGTGATCGAATTCCGTAGTGAGTTGACAACCCAATTGGTCAGCGGAGTGCTGCGAAATACCCTAAACGAGGAATCCCTGTTTGGTACGCAGCGATTGAAGGAGCTTCGTGAATCGATCGAGCAAAAAGCCGCCACATCCCAGGCGTCATCTAGTCATGGGTATGGGCCACCAGCAGGACATAGCCGCCCCCGTGCGGACGGCGGCAAACCGGAAACGTCCCTGTTGTCTGAAGCTGAAAAACCAAAGCACGCTTCGGAAAACCTACCTGAACTTGATACCGATACAATTTTGCAAGATTCGTTTTGGAACGACATTGCACCCCAGCGAATTGCTTCTGGTAGCGATACAAAGATTCAAATTCAACTCTTAGAACTGATCGATTCAATCCGCCACGATGCGGAGGGGCTGCGACAATCGCCGGCGGCGGAACTCGACCAATTCATCGTCGCACTTCGTGGCGGCTACATCGAACCCTCTTCGGGCGGCGACCCGATCGGCAATCCCGCCTCGGTCCCAACCGGTCGGAACTTGTATGCCATCAACGCCGACATGGCCCCGAGCGACGAAGCTTGGACCGTCGGTTGCCGGCTGGCCGATGAACTGCTCGCTTCGCATCAAGCTCGCACGGGGCATCTGCCACGCCGCGTTGCGTTCTCGCTCTGGGGTGGCGAGTTCATTCGAGGCAAGGGGACCACGCTGGCACAGATCTTGTACTTGATGGGCGTTCGCCCGATGCGAAATTCGCGATCCGGGGTGTTCGACGTCGAAATCATTCCCGCCGAAGAATTGGGGCGACCGCGAATCGATGTCCTGGTACAAACGTCGGGCCAGTTTCGTGATATCGCCGCCAGTCGTATTTCGCTGATCGACAAAGCGGTCAACAGGGTCAGCCGTTTGCCGGACGAGTCGATCGCCAACTATGTTCGCGATGGATCAAACGAAGCGGAAGCGGCATTAAAAGAACAAGGCATGTCGCCCAAGGAGGCTCGTCTGTACGCGACGGCTCGCATTTTTGGTGCGGCCGAGAATCGAAGTTATGGGACCGACATCATGGGGCTGGTCGAGAAAGGCGACACATGGGAAGACGAAAAAGAGATTGCCGATCGCTATATCCAAAACATGGGCGGAATCTATCGCGACGGAGCGACTTGGGGAACATACAAACCTGGGGTTTTCGCATCACAAATGAAAGGCACAGAGTTGGTCGTGCATCCCCGATCCTCTAATTCGTGGGGGCCTCTCAGTTTGGATCATGTTTATGAGTTCATGGGCGGTATGTCGATGGCCGTTCGAAACAAAACGGGTCACGATCCGACGGCGGTGTTCAACGATTTGCGACGCCGGGGCCGGGCCAAAAGCACAACCGCGGTCGAAGCGATTCGCGAAGAAGCGAGAACGACGATGTGGAATCCAAAATTCATCACCGGTATGCAACGCGAAGGCGGATCGGCGGCCGCCAGCTTGACCGAATCGGTGCGAAACTTGCACGGGTGGAACGTGATGCAGCCCGCATCGATCAGCGAAGACATGTGGGATGAGACCTACAAGGTCTATATCGAAGACAAGCACGATCTCGGGATGCGAGAGTATTTTGAACAGAAGAACCCGTATGCTTTGCAAAACATGACCGCGATCATGCTAGAAACGGCACGCAAAGGATACTGGCAGCCGCCTGAGGATATTCTGCAAAACTTGGCCACGGTTCACGCGGAATTGGTCAGCGAGTTTGGAGCAGGATGTTCGTATGAGACTTGCGGCAACGGGAAACTACAAGACTTCATCAACGCGGCCTTGATCGCACCTGGCAGTGAAGCGCCGGCAGAACTCGAAACCAACTACCAAGCGTCGTTAGCCAGTGTCCTTCAGTCAGCCGAGCCAATGCCGGAGGTCGAAGGCATGACGATGGAAGAACGCATCGAAGAAACACCAACCGACCGACAACCAATCAACCGCACGGATGCATTACCGCTTGCGTGCGGCCTAGCACTGGGCATTTTGTCATTGACAACGTTCGGCTTTCTTGGACGTCGACGGTCATTCTAA
- a CDS encoding DUF2149 domain-containing protein, whose product MSSAHPLGTHVRNSKVRRPARHIGYEMAAANDAEPIDPLASMANLFDVAMVFAVALMVALVSYLQMPALLSSKDYTVITNPGKSDMQIIVKEGQEIKHYEANNEVGSGQGELLGKAYRLPDGRVVYVPSDSPAELPAE is encoded by the coding sequence ATGTCTAGTGCACATCCGCTGGGGACACACGTTCGGAACAGTAAGGTACGGCGGCCTGCTCGGCATATTGGTTATGAGATGGCTGCGGCGAATGATGCCGAACCCATCGACCCCTTAGCGTCGATGGCCAACTTGTTCGACGTCGCGATGGTGTTTGCGGTGGCCTTGATGGTTGCGTTGGTTTCGTACCTACAAATGCCTGCGTTACTCAGTAGCAAGGACTACACGGTGATCACCAACCCTGGGAAATCAGACATGCAGATCATTGTCAAGGAGGGGCAAGAGATCAAGCACTACGAGGCGAACAACGAAGTCGGGTCCGGTCAAGGCGAGTTGTTGGGCAAAGCATACCGATTGCCCGATGGACGTGTTGTTTATGTCCCCAGTGATTCGCCGGCGGAGTTGCCTGCGGAATGA
- a CDS encoding MotA/TolQ/ExbB proton channel family protein, with product MNLLTNIFYLLATSLMIPVMLALLWCLVRTLLCSGATLRRYRKRMRFDSLRREIAMRLDASELPDRQVLSDSATWDESGVSAAVSKLMSVADNDVLAEKVVQDCQIHWSAQIDPLRTLARTGPALGLMGTLIPLGPALVGLAAGDLQTMSRNLVIAFATTVVGLLIGTLASFLASVHSGWRQVDSVLVTYAANRLAQIDLHHDSSDDDTMVDELDQQRNHREVAHV from the coding sequence ATGAATCTCTTGACGAACATCTTTTATTTGCTTGCCACCTCTTTAATGATCCCGGTCATGTTGGCGCTACTGTGGTGTCTCGTCCGCACTTTGCTCTGCAGTGGTGCGACGCTGCGGCGATATCGAAAACGGATGCGGTTCGATTCGCTGCGGCGAGAAATCGCAATGCGGCTTGATGCGTCGGAGCTGCCCGATCGCCAAGTGTTGTCCGATTCGGCGACTTGGGACGAAAGCGGCGTGTCGGCGGCAGTCAGCAAACTAATGTCAGTCGCGGACAACGATGTGCTAGCAGAAAAAGTGGTCCAAGATTGTCAGATTCATTGGTCCGCTCAAATCGATCCGCTTCGCACACTCGCTCGCACTGGCCCCGCTCTAGGGTTGATGGGCACGTTGATCCCGCTCGGCCCCGCATTGGTGGGGTTGGCGGCCGGCGATTTGCAGACGATGAGCCGTAACTTGGTGATCGCCTTCGCCACCACGGTGGTCGGGTTGCTGATTGGTACACTGGCTAGCTTTTTGGCAAGCGTGCACAGCGGATGGCGCCAAGTCGATTCGGTACTGGTTACCTACGCCGCGAATCGGTTGGCCCAAATCGATTTGCATCACGACTCATCAGATGACGACACGATGGTCGACGAATTAGACCAACAACGGAATCATCGCGAGGTCGCTCATGTCTAG
- a CDS encoding DUF1559 domain-containing protein gives MHRLARNARFACRPRLGFTLVELLVVIAIIGVLVGLLLPAVQAAREAARRMSCSNNMKQCGLALHNYHSTFQRFPGIGFESNSAFSVQAQILPYAEQENLQDLIDFSSPIYTGSHGPISIHPNNEEAARTLVPMFRCPSDPQNDLFTEFDCDGAAGQAYRGCNFMACTGSGRDDAWDLRSKTDGLFYYGSEGRFRDILDGTSNTVVFAETLLGNGTVATTKPAQEHDAVAWVGHGTATNPDVESLTNGPVWGWYGYRGYAWISGKAYSTTFSTYTPPNPDYADVTQLAYGWFSSRSHHSGGVNVTLGDGSVRFVTESVDLELWRDSGSIADHRVTEGL, from the coding sequence ATGCACCGACTGGCTAGAAATGCGCGCTTTGCGTGCCGCCCAAGATTGGGTTTTACTCTCGTTGAACTGTTGGTGGTCATCGCGATCATCGGTGTGCTCGTCGGACTGCTGCTACCAGCGGTCCAAGCGGCTCGCGAAGCGGCCCGGCGGATGAGCTGCAGCAACAATATGAAACAATGTGGTCTGGCACTGCATAACTATCATTCGACCTTCCAGCGTTTTCCTGGAATTGGGTTCGAATCGAATTCGGCTTTCTCGGTCCAGGCACAAATTCTGCCCTATGCCGAACAGGAAAACCTGCAAGACTTGATCGACTTCAGCAGTCCGATCTACACCGGTTCTCACGGGCCAATTTCCATTCATCCGAACAACGAGGAAGCGGCTCGCACTTTGGTGCCGATGTTCCGATGCCCGAGTGATCCGCAAAACGATTTATTCACCGAGTTTGACTGCGACGGTGCAGCGGGCCAAGCCTACCGTGGCTGCAATTTCATGGCTTGCACCGGCTCGGGACGTGACGATGCCTGGGATCTACGCTCCAAAACCGATGGGCTATTTTACTACGGTTCCGAAGGACGGTTTCGCGACATCCTCGATGGCACGAGCAATACGGTCGTGTTCGCCGAAACATTGCTCGGAAACGGTACCGTCGCAACGACAAAACCCGCCCAAGAACATGATGCGGTGGCATGGGTAGGGCATGGCACCGCGACCAATCCTGATGTGGAATCGCTCACCAATGGTCCCGTTTGGGGGTGGTACGGGTATCGAGGCTATGCATGGATATCGGGCAAGGCTTATTCGACAACCTTTAGCACCTACACACCACCGAATCCCGATTATGCCGACGTAACTCAACTTGCCTATGGATGGTTTTCATCACGAAGTCATCATAGCGGTGGAGTGAACGTGACGTTGGGGGATGGCAGTGTTCGCTTTGTCACCGAGTCGGTCGATTTAGAACTCTGGCGAGATTCCGGGTCCATCGCGGACCATCGTGTGACGGAGGGTTTGTAA
- a CDS encoding DUF1559 domain-containing protein — translation MFCPSIIRTHQNTPSPSSHSHPNGKPSGFTLVELLVVIAIIGVLVGLLLPAVQAAREAARRMSCSNNLRQIGLAAHNYHSAYNRFPSGYVSFATNNGVAPPQAMIDPVTWDAAPGWGWAAGLLPFAEATAVSDSLHYDQPIWAPVNSQAISARIPMFLCPSTTGGDDAFAVLDEAGNPLRFGGKEVWLGRSHYVASHGQESCWGECGSAATGEVFTNIYTSETKIVPVDGDASRIADGPFYRNSKTRFRDLLDGTSNTIFFGEHSSALSEKTWVGVVPGASTHPRFSSPENGPDAAATLTLVHAGPSGGELDITGSPIIHPVNFPTYHVGQMFSEHPGGGYICMGDGSVRFVSNFVDLLLWAELSSMDEHEVIDWEKF, via the coding sequence ACACTCCAAGCCCATCGTCCCACTCGCATCCAAATGGAAAGCCGTCCGGTTTCACCTTAGTCGAACTGCTGGTGGTGATCGCGATCATCGGGGTGCTGGTGGGGCTACTGCTGCCTGCGGTTCAGGCGGCTCGCGAGGCGGCTCGGCGGATGTCGTGCAGCAATAATCTTCGCCAGATTGGTTTGGCCGCGCACAATTACCATTCGGCCTACAATCGTTTCCCGTCGGGCTACGTATCCTTCGCGACCAACAACGGCGTCGCCCCGCCCCAGGCAATGATCGACCCCGTCACTTGGGATGCCGCTCCCGGTTGGGGATGGGCAGCAGGGTTGCTGCCGTTCGCCGAAGCCACGGCCGTTTCCGATAGTCTGCACTACGATCAGCCGATCTGGGCACCTGTTAACTCGCAAGCGATCTCCGCGAGGATTCCGATGTTCTTATGCCCCAGTACCACTGGAGGAGATGACGCGTTCGCAGTCCTCGACGAAGCTGGTAATCCGCTGCGGTTTGGCGGCAAAGAAGTATGGTTGGGCCGCAGTCACTACGTCGCCAGCCACGGTCAAGAAAGTTGCTGGGGCGAATGCGGTTCGGCTGCAACCGGCGAAGTCTTTACTAACATTTATACGTCGGAAACCAAGATAGTGCCGGTCGATGGCGATGCGTCGCGAATTGCGGACGGCCCGTTTTATCGCAATTCAAAAACACGCTTTCGTGATCTGCTCGATGGAACGAGCAATACAATCTTCTTTGGTGAACACAGTTCAGCATTGAGCGAGAAGACTTGGGTCGGTGTTGTCCCAGGTGCATCGACGCATCCACGGTTTTCCAGCCCTGAAAATGGTCCCGATGCCGCAGCCACTTTAACACTGGTACATGCTGGACCGTCGGGCGGCGAACTCGACATTACCGGCTCGCCGATCATTCATCCGGTCAACTTTCCGACCTACCACGTCGGCCAAATGTTCTCGGAACATCCCGGCGGAGGCTACATTTGCATGGGCGACGGTTCGGTGCGGTTTGTTTCGAACTTCGTCGATCTACTTCTTTGGGCGGAATTGTCCAGTATGGATGAACACGAAGTCATCGATTGGGAGAAGTTTTGA